In the genome of Carassius carassius chromosome 47, fCarCar2.1, whole genome shotgun sequence, one region contains:
- the LOC132130894 gene encoding transcription elongation factor SPT6-like isoform X3, whose translation MPGFIESEAEESEEEFEEKDLKPKKTQKFMEEDEEEEEEENIEDQDEHGNLRGLIDDGDVEEEEAQSGREDSDSGEEVRHRRRKRSYDDYLDDDDLDLIEENLGVKVKRRKKKYSRVKTMDDEGEDDEKDMIADEIFTGDGDGDGEVEDGETVDTLHPRDDEEEEDDEESDIDDFIVDDDDGQPITKKKGKKFPGYTNAALQEAQEIFGGDFDFAEFDTEAYDNAEEEEEDQDEESWDRPKKQTKRRVGRRSIFEIYEPSELESSHMTDQDNEIRSTDMPERFQLRAIPVKPAEDDELEEEAEWIYRNAFSTPTISMQESTDYLDRGTTTNFSRKGPNTIAKIKEALNFMRNQHFEVPFIAFYRKEYVEPELNINDLWKVWQWDEKWTQLKTRKQNLTRLFQRMQSYQFEQISADPDKPLADSTRPLDTADMERLKDVQSLDELGDVYNHFLLYYGRDIPKMQNAVKASKKKLKKIKEVSEEDGEEAEVEEEEEEEEHKGPDLKQASRRDMYSICQSAGLDGLAKKFGLTPEQFGENLRDSYQRHETEQFPAEPLELSKDYVCSQFNSPEAVLEGARYMVAMQIAREPLVRHVLRQTFQERAKINIKPTKKGKKDVDEVHYAYSFKYLKNKPVKELSGDQFLKMCLAEEEGLLAIDICIDLVGVKGYAGDQTYFDEIKQFYYRDEFSHQVQEWNKQRTLAIERSLQQFLYPQMAKELKNKLVTEAKDNIIKSCCKKLYNWLKVAPYRPDQQVEEDDDLMDESQGKGIRVLGVAFASGRDTPVFCSLINGEGEVVDFLRLPYFLKRRNAWREDEREKKLQDIENLKKFLLSKKPHVVAVAGENRDAHMVMEDIKRTISELEQDSSLPGVGVELVDNELAMLYMNGKKSEADFRDYPPLLRQAVSVARKIQDPLVEFAQVCSSDEDILCLKLHPLQEHVVKEELLGALYCEFINRVNEVGVDVNRAIAHPYTQSLVQYICGLGLRKGSHLLKILKQNNTRLENRTQLVTMCHMGPKVFINCAGFIKIDTASLGDSTDSYIEVLDGSRVHPETYEWARKMAVDALEYDESAEDANPAGALEEILENPERLKDLDLDAFAEELERQGYGNKGITLYDIRAELSCRYKDLRAPYRPSNTEEVFNLLTKETPETFYIGKLITCVVTGIAHRRPQGESYDQAIRNDETGLWQCPFCQQDNFPELSEVWNHFDSGSCPGQAIGVRTRLDNAVTGFIPTKFLSDKVVKHPEERVKVGMTVHCRIMKIDIEKFNVDLTCRTSDLSDKNNEWKLPKDTYYDFDTEADDVKQEEEQKKKQQRTTYIKRVIAHPSFHNINFKQAEKMMESMDQGDVVIRPSSKGENHLTVTWKVADGIYQHLDVREEGKENAFSLGHTLWINTEEFEDLDEITARYIQPMAAFARDLLGHKYFQDCKGGDRKKMEEILIRSKKEKPTFIPYFVSACRDLPGKFLLGYQPRGKPRIEYVTITPDGYRYRSQMFPTVNGLFRWFKDHYQDPVPGVTPTSSRTRTPASVNATPANINIADLTRAVNALPRNMTSQMFNAIAAVTGQGQNPNTTPAQWASSQYGYSGGSSAGGGGSSSAYHVFATPQQPMATPMMTPSYSYTTPGQQQAMTTPQYPSSTPQSSHGHHQRSSSTPLSSSSRVRTPQPKTSSHTAVDWGKMAEQWLQEKEAERRKQKTPRMTPRPSPSPMIESTPMSIAGDATPLLDEMDR comes from the exons ATGCCTGGCTTCATCGAGAGCGAGGCTGAGGAGTCAGAAGAGGAATTCGAGGAGAAAGACCTGAAGCCCAAGAAGACACAGAAATTTATGGAAGAAGATG aagaagaagaggaagaagagaatATTGAAGATCAGGATGAGCATGGAAACCTAAGAGGACTCATTGATGATGGCGATGTGGAAGAGGAAGAAGCGCAAAGTGGGAGAGAGGATAGTGACTCCGGTGAAGAGGTCCGTCATCGCCGCAGGAAACGAA GTTATGATGACTATCTGGATGATGATGATCTGGACCTCATCGAGGAGAATTTAGGAGTGAAAGTGAAGAGAAGG aaaAAGAAGTACTCGCGTGTGAAAACCATGGATGATGAAGGGGAAGATGATGAGAAAGACATGATCGCTGATGAGATCTTCACTGGGGATGGTGATGGAGATGGAGAGGTGGAGGATGGAGAGACTGTGGACACACTTCACCCTAGAGATGacgaagaggaggaagatgatgaggaATCTG ATATTGATGATTTCattgtggatgatgatgatggacaGCCCATCacgaaaaagaaaggaaagaaattCCCTGGCTACACTAATGC TGCTTTGCAGGAAGCTCAAGAGATATTCGGCGGTGATTTTGACTTTGCCGAGTTTGACACTGAGGCGTATGATAAtgcagaagaggaagaagaggaccAGGATGAAGAGTCATGGGATCGTCCAAAGAAGCAGACCAAGAGAAGAGTTGGCCGTCGTAGCATATTTGAGATCTATGAGCCCAGTGAGCTGGAGAGCAGCCACATGACCGATCAAGACAATGAGATCCGCTCCACAGACATGCCAGAAAGATTCCAG TTGAGGGCCATCCCTGTAAAGCCTGCTGAGGATGATGAGCTGGAGGAAGAAGCTGAATGGATTTACAGGAATGCCTTCTCCACACCGACCATCTCCATGCAG GAGAGCACAGACTACCTGGATCGTGGGACAACCACCAATTTCAGCAGAAAGGGCCCCAATACCATTGCTAAAATCAAAGAAGCACTGAACTTCATGCGGAACCAACACTTTGAG GTTCCCTTCATTGCATTCTACAGAAAGGAGTATGTGGAACCAGAGCTGAACATTAATGACCTGTGGAAGGTGTGGCAGTGGGATGAGAAG TGGACTCAGCTGAAGACCAGAAAGCAGAACCTGACACGTCTTTTCCAGAGGATGCAGTCTTATCAGTTCGAGCAGATCTCAGCTGACCCTGACAAGCCACTGGCAGACTCGACTCGTCCCTTAGACACTGCTGATATGGAGAG GCTGAAAGACGTCCAGTCTCTTGATGAGTTGGGAGACGTCTACAACCACTTCCTGCTCTACTATGGCCGAGACATTCCTAAGATGCAGAATGCAGTCAAGGCCAGcaaaaagaaactgaaaaagaTCAAGGAAGTGTCAGAGGAAGATG GCGAAGAGGCAGAagtggaggaagaagaggaagaagaggagcatAAGGGTCCAGATCTAAAACAAGCTTCTCGTAGAGATATGTACAGCATCTGTCAGAGCGCAGGCCTTG ATGGTCTTGCCAAGAAGTTTGGTCTGACACCAGAGCAGTTTGGAGAAAACTTGCGAGACAGTTATCAGAGGCACGAAACTGAGCAGTTTCCTGCAGAGCCTTTGGAACTGTCCAAGGACTACGTGTGCAG TCAATTTAACAGCCCGGAGGCTGTTCTGGAAGGTGCTCGCTATATGGTGGCCATGCAGATTGCCCGTGAACCGCTCGTCAGGCATGTGCTCAGACAGACCTTCCAGGAGAGGGCCAAGATTAACATCAAGCCAACTAAGAAGGGCAAGAAG GATGTGGATGAAGTGCACTATGCCTATTCCTTCAAGTATCTCAAGAACAAGCCTGTGAAAGAGCTCAGTGGAGATCAGTTCTTGAAGATGTGCCTGGCTGAGGAGGAAGGCCTGCTCGCCATAGACATCTGCATTGACCTTGTGGGAGTCAAAGG GTACGCAGGAGATCAGACCTACTTTGATGAGATTAAGCAGTTCTACTACAGGGATGAGTTCAGTCACCAGGTGCAGGAGTGGAACAAGCAGAGAACTCTTGCCATTGAACGTTCCTTGCAGCAGTTCCTGTATCCTCAGATGGCCAAGGAACTGAAAAACAAGCTTGTCACTGAAGCCAAGGACAATATTATTAAG TCTTGCTGCAAGAAGCTGTATAACTGGTTGAAGGTGGCTCCTTATCGGCCTGATCAGCAGGTAGAGGAGGACGATGACCTTATGGATGAGTCGCAAGGAAAGGGTATCCGTGTACTCGGGGTGGCATTTGCTTCCGGCAG agATACACCAGTCTTCTGCTCCCTCATTAATGGTGAAGGAGAGGTTGTGGACTTCCTCAGGCTTCCTTACTTCCTGAAGAGGAGGAATGCATGGAGAGAGGATGAAAGAGAGAAGAAG CTTCAAGATATTGAAAACCTCAAGAAATTCCTCCTTAGTAAGAAGCCACATGTTGTGGCTGTTGCTGGGGAGAATCG TGATGCTCATATGGTGATGGAGGACATCAAGCGCACCATCAGTGAGCTGGAGCAGGACTCCTCTCTGCCTGGGGTGGGGGTGGAGCTGGTGGACAACGAACTGGCTATGCTTTATATGAATGGCAAGAAGTCTGAG GCGGACTTCAGGGACTATCCACCTCTGCTTCGGCAGGCTGTGTCTGTGGCTCGTAAGATTCAGGACCCCCTAGTGGAGTTTGCCCAAGTTTGTAGCAGCGATGAGGACATCCTGTGTTTGAAACTGCATCCCCTGCAG GAGCATGTAGTGAAAGAGGAGCTGCTGGGCGCTCTTTACTGTGAGTTCATAAACCGGGTGAATGAGGTTGGTGTGGATGTGAACCGGGCCATAGCTCACCCTTACACCCAGAGCCTGGTCCAGTACATCTGTGGCCTTGGACTTAGAAAAGGCTCACACCTGCTCAAG ATTCTTAAACAGAACAACACTAGGTTGGAGAACCGGACCCAGTTGGTCACCATGTGCCATATGGGACCCAAAGTCTTTATTAACTGTGCTGGTTTCATCAAGATTGACACTGCCTCTCTTGGAGACAG CACTGACTCCTATATCGAGGTCCTGGACGGTTCTCGGGTGCACCCTGAAACATACGAATGGGCACGTAAAATGGCAGTGGATGCTCTAGAGTACGACGAGTCAGCAGAAGATGCCAACCCAGCCGGAGCACTAGAGGAGATTCTTGAGAACCCAGAGAGGCTGAAGGACCTGGATCTGGATGCCTTCGCTGAGGAGCTGGAGAGACAG gGTTATGGTAATAAGGGAATTACACTGTATGACATTCGAGCAGAGCTTAGCTGTAGATATAAAGATTTGAGAGCGCCGTACAGGCCTTCAAACACAGAGGAGGTCTTTAACCTGCTCACCAAAGAGACACCTGAGACCTTCTATATTG GTAAACTGATCACCTGTGTGGTGACTGGCATAGCTCACAGAAGGCCACAAGGTGAGAGTTACGACCAGGCCATCCGTAATGATGAGACCGGACTCTGGCAGTGTCCATTTTGCCAGCAGGACAACTTCCCTGAGCTCAGTGAG GTGTGGAATCACTTTGACAGCGGCTCCTGCCCTGGGCAAGCCATCGGAGTGAGAACTAGGTTAGATAACGCTGTCACAGGCTTCATCCCGACAAAGTTTCTTAGTGACAAGGTGGTGAAGCACCCTGAAGAGAGAGTCAAG GTTGGCATGACCGTGCACTGCCGAATCATGAAGATTGACATCGAGAAGTTCAACGTGGATCTCACTTGTAGAACATCTGACCTGAGTGACAAGAACAATGAATGGAAGCTTCCCAAAGATACCTACTATGATTTTGACACTGAGGCAGATGATGTGAAACAGGAAGAGGAGCAAAAGAAGAAACAGCAGAGAACCA CTTACATTAAGCGAGTGATCGCTCACCCGTCCTTCCACAACATCAACTTCAAACAAGCGGAGAAGATGATGGAATCCATGGACCAGGGTGATGTGGTGATTCGACCCAGCAGTAAAGGGGAGAACCACCTGACGGTCACATGGAAGGTGGCTGATGGGATATATCAGCATTTGGACGTGCGTGAGGAGGGTAAAGAGAATGCGTTCAGCCTCGGGCATACTCTTTGGATAAACACTGAG GAGTTTGAGGATCTGGATGAAATCACAGCCAGGTATATCCAGCCTATGGCTGCATTCGCACGAGATCTGCTCGGCCACAAGTACTTCCAGGACTGCAAGGGAGGTGATAGGAAG AAAATGGAGGAGATTCTCATAAGGTCCAAAAAAGAGAAGCCGACATTCATCCCCTACTTCGTTTCAGCTTGTAGAGACCTGCCAGGCAAATTTCTGCTGGGTTACCAGCCGAGAGGGaagccaag GATAGAGTATGTAACCATCACTCCAGATGGCTATAGGTATCGCTCTCAGATGTTCCCTACAGTCAATGGTCTCTTCCGCTGGTTCAAAGACCACTACCAGGATCCTGTGCCAG GAGTCACACCGACCAGCAGCAGAACAAGAACTCCAGCATCAGTGAACGCCACACCTGCCAACATCAACATTGCCG ACTTGACTCGAGCCGTCAACGCTCTCCCACGAAACATGACATCCCAGATGTTCAACGCCATAGCGGCGGTTACAGGCCAGGGCCAGAATCCCAACACGACGCCGGCCCAGTGGGCATCTAGTCAGTATGGTTACAGTGGCGGCAGCAGTGCAGGAGGCGGAGGCAGCAGCAGCGCTTATCAT GTGTTTGCAACGCCCCAGCAGCCAATGGCCACACCCATGATGACGCCCAGCTACTCTTACACAACACCTGGCCAGCAGCAGGCCATGACCACGCCCCAGTATCCCAGCAGCACCCCGCAGTCCTCACACGGACACCACCAGCGTTCGTCATCCACCCCATTATCCTCGTCATCGAGAGTGCGGACGCCACAGCCCAA GACAAGTTCCCACACTGCTGTGGATTGGGGTAAAATGGCTGAACAGTGGCTGCAGGAGAAAGAAGCCGAGCGGCGCAAGCAAAAGACGCCCCGCATGACGCCCCGACCTTCACCCAGCCCCATGATCGAGAGCACACCCATGTCCATCGCCGGAGACGCCACTCCCCTCTTGGACGAGATGGACCGATAG
- the LOC132130894 gene encoding transcription elongation factor SPT6-like isoform X1, with protein MPGFIESEAEESEEEFEEKDLKPKKTQKFMEEDEEEEEEENIEDQDEHGNLRGLIDDGDVEEEEAQSGREDSDSGEEVRHRRRKRSYDDYLDDDDLDLIEENLGVKVKRRKKKYSRVKTMDDEGEDDEKDMIADEIFTGDGDGDGEVEDGETVDTLHPRDDEEEEDDEESDIDDFIVDDDDGQPITKKKGKKFPGYTNAALQEAQEIFGGDFDFAEFDTEAYDNAEEEEEDQDEESWDRPKKQTKRRVGRRSIFEIYEPSELESSHMTDQDNEIRSTDMPERFQLRAIPVKPAEDDELEEEAEWIYRNAFSTPTISMQESTDYLDRGTTTNFSRKGPNTIAKIKEALNFMRNQHFEVPFIAFYRKEYVEPELNINDLWKVWQWDEKWTQLKTRKQNLTRLFQRMQSYQFEQISADPDKPLADSTRPLDTADMERLKDVQSLDELGDVYNHFLLYYGRDIPKMQNAVKASKKKLKKIKEVSEEDGEEAEVEEEEEEEEHKGPDLKQASRRDMYSICQSAGLDGLAKKFGLTPEQFGENLRDSYQRHETEQFPAEPLELSKDYVCSQFNSPEAVLEGARYMVAMQIAREPLVRHVLRQTFQERAKINIKPTKKGKKDVDEVHYAYSFKYLKNKPVKELSGDQFLKMCLAEEEGLLAIDICIDLVGVKGYAGDQTYFDEIKQFYYRDEFSHQVQEWNKQRTLAIERSLQQFLYPQMAKELKNKLVTEAKDNIIKSCCKKLYNWLKVAPYRPDQQVEEDDDLMDESQGKGIRVLGVAFASGRDTPVFCSLINGEGEVVDFLRLPYFLKRRNAWREDEREKKLQDIENLKKFLLSKKPHVVAVAGENRDAHMVMEDIKRTISELEQDSSLPGVGVELVDNELAMLYMNGKKSEADFRDYPPLLRQAVSVARKIQDPLVEFAQVCSSDEDILCLKLHPLQEHVVKEELLGALYCEFINRVNEVGVDVNRAIAHPYTQSLVQYICGLGLRKGSHLLKILKQNNTRLENRTQLVTMCHMGPKVFINCAGFIKIDTASLGDSTDSYIEVLDGSRVHPETYEWARKMAVDALEYDESAEDANPAGALEEILENPERLKDLDLDAFAEELERQGYGNKGITLYDIRAELSCRYKDLRAPYRPSNTEEVFNLLTKETPETFYIGKLITCVVTGIAHRRPQGESYDQAIRNDETGLWQCPFCQQDNFPELSEVWNHFDSGSCPGQAIGVRTRLDNAVTGFIPTKFLSDKVVKHPEERVKVGMTVHCRIMKIDIEKFNVDLTCRTSDLSDKNNEWKLPKDTYYDFDTEADDVKQEEEQKKKQQRTTYIKRVIAHPSFHNINFKQAEKMMESMDQGDVVIRPSSKGENHLTVTWKVADGIYQHLDVREEGKENAFSLGHTLWINTEEFEDLDEITARYIQPMAAFARDLLGHKYFQDCKGGDRKKMEEILIRSKKEKPTFIPYFVSACRDLPGKFLLGYQPRGKPRIEYVTITPDGYRYRSQMFPTVNGLFRWFKDHYQDPVPGVTPTSSRTRTPASVNATPANINIADLTRAVNALPRNMTSQMFNAIAAVTGQGQNPNTTPAQWASSQYGYSGGSSAGGGGSSSAYHVRNLHLCTRSHIQRLDLKPGLLKFHIPSFPVVFKVFATPQQPMATPMMTPSYSYTTPGQQQAMTTPQYPSSTPQSSHGHHQRSSSTPLSSSSRVRTPQPKTSSHTAVDWGKMAEQWLQEKEAERRKQKTPRMTPRPSPSPMIESTPMSIAGDATPLLDEMDR; from the exons ATGCCTGGCTTCATCGAGAGCGAGGCTGAGGAGTCAGAAGAGGAATTCGAGGAGAAAGACCTGAAGCCCAAGAAGACACAGAAATTTATGGAAGAAGATG aagaagaagaggaagaagagaatATTGAAGATCAGGATGAGCATGGAAACCTAAGAGGACTCATTGATGATGGCGATGTGGAAGAGGAAGAAGCGCAAAGTGGGAGAGAGGATAGTGACTCCGGTGAAGAGGTCCGTCATCGCCGCAGGAAACGAA GTTATGATGACTATCTGGATGATGATGATCTGGACCTCATCGAGGAGAATTTAGGAGTGAAAGTGAAGAGAAGG aaaAAGAAGTACTCGCGTGTGAAAACCATGGATGATGAAGGGGAAGATGATGAGAAAGACATGATCGCTGATGAGATCTTCACTGGGGATGGTGATGGAGATGGAGAGGTGGAGGATGGAGAGACTGTGGACACACTTCACCCTAGAGATGacgaagaggaggaagatgatgaggaATCTG ATATTGATGATTTCattgtggatgatgatgatggacaGCCCATCacgaaaaagaaaggaaagaaattCCCTGGCTACACTAATGC TGCTTTGCAGGAAGCTCAAGAGATATTCGGCGGTGATTTTGACTTTGCCGAGTTTGACACTGAGGCGTATGATAAtgcagaagaggaagaagaggaccAGGATGAAGAGTCATGGGATCGTCCAAAGAAGCAGACCAAGAGAAGAGTTGGCCGTCGTAGCATATTTGAGATCTATGAGCCCAGTGAGCTGGAGAGCAGCCACATGACCGATCAAGACAATGAGATCCGCTCCACAGACATGCCAGAAAGATTCCAG TTGAGGGCCATCCCTGTAAAGCCTGCTGAGGATGATGAGCTGGAGGAAGAAGCTGAATGGATTTACAGGAATGCCTTCTCCACACCGACCATCTCCATGCAG GAGAGCACAGACTACCTGGATCGTGGGACAACCACCAATTTCAGCAGAAAGGGCCCCAATACCATTGCTAAAATCAAAGAAGCACTGAACTTCATGCGGAACCAACACTTTGAG GTTCCCTTCATTGCATTCTACAGAAAGGAGTATGTGGAACCAGAGCTGAACATTAATGACCTGTGGAAGGTGTGGCAGTGGGATGAGAAG TGGACTCAGCTGAAGACCAGAAAGCAGAACCTGACACGTCTTTTCCAGAGGATGCAGTCTTATCAGTTCGAGCAGATCTCAGCTGACCCTGACAAGCCACTGGCAGACTCGACTCGTCCCTTAGACACTGCTGATATGGAGAG GCTGAAAGACGTCCAGTCTCTTGATGAGTTGGGAGACGTCTACAACCACTTCCTGCTCTACTATGGCCGAGACATTCCTAAGATGCAGAATGCAGTCAAGGCCAGcaaaaagaaactgaaaaagaTCAAGGAAGTGTCAGAGGAAGATG GCGAAGAGGCAGAagtggaggaagaagaggaagaagaggagcatAAGGGTCCAGATCTAAAACAAGCTTCTCGTAGAGATATGTACAGCATCTGTCAGAGCGCAGGCCTTG ATGGTCTTGCCAAGAAGTTTGGTCTGACACCAGAGCAGTTTGGAGAAAACTTGCGAGACAGTTATCAGAGGCACGAAACTGAGCAGTTTCCTGCAGAGCCTTTGGAACTGTCCAAGGACTACGTGTGCAG TCAATTTAACAGCCCGGAGGCTGTTCTGGAAGGTGCTCGCTATATGGTGGCCATGCAGATTGCCCGTGAACCGCTCGTCAGGCATGTGCTCAGACAGACCTTCCAGGAGAGGGCCAAGATTAACATCAAGCCAACTAAGAAGGGCAAGAAG GATGTGGATGAAGTGCACTATGCCTATTCCTTCAAGTATCTCAAGAACAAGCCTGTGAAAGAGCTCAGTGGAGATCAGTTCTTGAAGATGTGCCTGGCTGAGGAGGAAGGCCTGCTCGCCATAGACATCTGCATTGACCTTGTGGGAGTCAAAGG GTACGCAGGAGATCAGACCTACTTTGATGAGATTAAGCAGTTCTACTACAGGGATGAGTTCAGTCACCAGGTGCAGGAGTGGAACAAGCAGAGAACTCTTGCCATTGAACGTTCCTTGCAGCAGTTCCTGTATCCTCAGATGGCCAAGGAACTGAAAAACAAGCTTGTCACTGAAGCCAAGGACAATATTATTAAG TCTTGCTGCAAGAAGCTGTATAACTGGTTGAAGGTGGCTCCTTATCGGCCTGATCAGCAGGTAGAGGAGGACGATGACCTTATGGATGAGTCGCAAGGAAAGGGTATCCGTGTACTCGGGGTGGCATTTGCTTCCGGCAG agATACACCAGTCTTCTGCTCCCTCATTAATGGTGAAGGAGAGGTTGTGGACTTCCTCAGGCTTCCTTACTTCCTGAAGAGGAGGAATGCATGGAGAGAGGATGAAAGAGAGAAGAAG CTTCAAGATATTGAAAACCTCAAGAAATTCCTCCTTAGTAAGAAGCCACATGTTGTGGCTGTTGCTGGGGAGAATCG TGATGCTCATATGGTGATGGAGGACATCAAGCGCACCATCAGTGAGCTGGAGCAGGACTCCTCTCTGCCTGGGGTGGGGGTGGAGCTGGTGGACAACGAACTGGCTATGCTTTATATGAATGGCAAGAAGTCTGAG GCGGACTTCAGGGACTATCCACCTCTGCTTCGGCAGGCTGTGTCTGTGGCTCGTAAGATTCAGGACCCCCTAGTGGAGTTTGCCCAAGTTTGTAGCAGCGATGAGGACATCCTGTGTTTGAAACTGCATCCCCTGCAG GAGCATGTAGTGAAAGAGGAGCTGCTGGGCGCTCTTTACTGTGAGTTCATAAACCGGGTGAATGAGGTTGGTGTGGATGTGAACCGGGCCATAGCTCACCCTTACACCCAGAGCCTGGTCCAGTACATCTGTGGCCTTGGACTTAGAAAAGGCTCACACCTGCTCAAG ATTCTTAAACAGAACAACACTAGGTTGGAGAACCGGACCCAGTTGGTCACCATGTGCCATATGGGACCCAAAGTCTTTATTAACTGTGCTGGTTTCATCAAGATTGACACTGCCTCTCTTGGAGACAG CACTGACTCCTATATCGAGGTCCTGGACGGTTCTCGGGTGCACCCTGAAACATACGAATGGGCACGTAAAATGGCAGTGGATGCTCTAGAGTACGACGAGTCAGCAGAAGATGCCAACCCAGCCGGAGCACTAGAGGAGATTCTTGAGAACCCAGAGAGGCTGAAGGACCTGGATCTGGATGCCTTCGCTGAGGAGCTGGAGAGACAG gGTTATGGTAATAAGGGAATTACACTGTATGACATTCGAGCAGAGCTTAGCTGTAGATATAAAGATTTGAGAGCGCCGTACAGGCCTTCAAACACAGAGGAGGTCTTTAACCTGCTCACCAAAGAGACACCTGAGACCTTCTATATTG GTAAACTGATCACCTGTGTGGTGACTGGCATAGCTCACAGAAGGCCACAAGGTGAGAGTTACGACCAGGCCATCCGTAATGATGAGACCGGACTCTGGCAGTGTCCATTTTGCCAGCAGGACAACTTCCCTGAGCTCAGTGAG GTGTGGAATCACTTTGACAGCGGCTCCTGCCCTGGGCAAGCCATCGGAGTGAGAACTAGGTTAGATAACGCTGTCACAGGCTTCATCCCGACAAAGTTTCTTAGTGACAAGGTGGTGAAGCACCCTGAAGAGAGAGTCAAG GTTGGCATGACCGTGCACTGCCGAATCATGAAGATTGACATCGAGAAGTTCAACGTGGATCTCACTTGTAGAACATCTGACCTGAGTGACAAGAACAATGAATGGAAGCTTCCCAAAGATACCTACTATGATTTTGACACTGAGGCAGATGATGTGAAACAGGAAGAGGAGCAAAAGAAGAAACAGCAGAGAACCA CTTACATTAAGCGAGTGATCGCTCACCCGTCCTTCCACAACATCAACTTCAAACAAGCGGAGAAGATGATGGAATCCATGGACCAGGGTGATGTGGTGATTCGACCCAGCAGTAAAGGGGAGAACCACCTGACGGTCACATGGAAGGTGGCTGATGGGATATATCAGCATTTGGACGTGCGTGAGGAGGGTAAAGAGAATGCGTTCAGCCTCGGGCATACTCTTTGGATAAACACTGAG GAGTTTGAGGATCTGGATGAAATCACAGCCAGGTATATCCAGCCTATGGCTGCATTCGCACGAGATCTGCTCGGCCACAAGTACTTCCAGGACTGCAAGGGAGGTGATAGGAAG AAAATGGAGGAGATTCTCATAAGGTCCAAAAAAGAGAAGCCGACATTCATCCCCTACTTCGTTTCAGCTTGTAGAGACCTGCCAGGCAAATTTCTGCTGGGTTACCAGCCGAGAGGGaagccaag GATAGAGTATGTAACCATCACTCCAGATGGCTATAGGTATCGCTCTCAGATGTTCCCTACAGTCAATGGTCTCTTCCGCTGGTTCAAAGACCACTACCAGGATCCTGTGCCAG GAGTCACACCGACCAGCAGCAGAACAAGAACTCCAGCATCAGTGAACGCCACACCTGCCAACATCAACATTGCCG ACTTGACTCGAGCCGTCAACGCTCTCCCACGAAACATGACATCCCAGATGTTCAACGCCATAGCGGCGGTTACAGGCCAGGGCCAGAATCCCAACACGACGCCGGCCCAGTGGGCATCTAGTCAGTATGGTTACAGTGGCGGCAGCAGTGCAGGAGGCGGAGGCAGCAGCAGCGCTTATCATGTAAGAAACCTGCACCTTTGCACTCGGTCACATATTCAACGGCTTGATTTAAAACCGGGTCTGCTAAAATTTCATATTCCttcttttcctgttgttttcaAGGTGTTTGCAACGCCCCAGCAGCCAATGGCCACACCCATGATGACGCCCAGCTACTCTTACACAACACCTGGCCAGCAGCAGGCCATGACCACGCCCCAGTATCCCAGCAGCACCCCGCAGTCCTCACACGGACACCACCAGCGTTCGTCATCCACCCCATTATCCTCGTCATCGAGAGTGCGGACGCCACAGCCCAA GACAAGTTCCCACACTGCTGTGGATTGGGGTAAAATGGCTGAACAGTGGCTGCAGGAGAAAGAAGCCGAGCGGCGCAAGCAAAAGACGCCCCGCATGACGCCCCGACCTTCACCCAGCCCCATGATCGAGAGCACACCCATGTCCATCGCCGGAGACGCCACTCCCCTCTTGGACGAGATGGACCGATAG